Proteins encoded in a region of the Diabrotica virgifera virgifera chromosome 4, PGI_DIABVI_V3a genome:
- the LOC114334246 gene encoding uncharacterized protein LOC114334246, which yields MAMSMSPEETFRFIELYQIENCLWNRKNRCHKNKNIINDSWKRIADTMGVPILELKRKKENLLSTFRVNLKKKMSSLKSGAGEEEVFQPIWPFYEAMEAFLADVYTSASQINSEENEQSENANTSQVLDNDPDEVSPTPKRNPNIQSQKRRALNPPELQEASKNMSTAFTALNSVLANKEKRKEKEEDECDLFCKMLAKQIREFPKFEREEIMYELHGFMLNKRRLYNKMIQGIPCTISSPSQLRSSSSNSPFELQAQSPSYLSDPVSQ from the exons ATGGCTATGAGTATGAGTCCTGAAGAAACTTTCAGATTCATAGAGTTATACCAGATAGAAAACTGTCTTTGGAACCGAAAAAATAGatgccacaaaaataaaaatatt aTCAATGATTCGTGGAAACGCATTGCAGACACAATGGGTGTTCCCATACtagaattaaaaagaaaaaaagaaaatctgcTTTCGACCTTTAGGGTCAATTTGAAAAAGAAAATGTCTTCTCTTAAGTCGGGAGCTGGTGAAGAGGAAGTGTTTCAGCCGATCTGGCCATTTTATGAGGCTATGGAAGCATTTTTGGCAGATGTCTACACATCCGCAAGCCAAATTAACTCAGAGGAAAAT GAACAATCTGAAAATGCCAATACTTCCCAAGTTCTGGATAATGATCCAGACGAAGTTTCTCCTACCCCTAAAAGGAACCCAAACATTCAATCTCAAAAAAGACGTGCTCTGAATCCTCCCGAATTGCAGGAAGCGAGTAAAAATATGAGCACTGCTTTTACGGCATTAAATAGCGTCTTGGCcaacaaagaaaaaagaaaagaaaaggaaGAAGATGAATGCGACCTATTTTGTAAAATGTTGGCCAAGCAAATCAGGGAATTTCCAAAATTTGAAAGAGAAGAAATAATGTATGAATTACATGGATTCATGTTGAACAAACGTCGTCTGTACAACAAAATGATTCAGGGTATACCATGTACTATTTCTTCTCCTTCACAACTTCGTTCTAGCTCCAGCAACAGTCCATTCGAATTACAAGCGCAGTCACCCAGTTATTTAAGTGACCCAGTCAGCCAGTAG